aaatatatatgttcTTCTAATAAACCCCCCCTTACTAAATTATAACATAACGGTATCTAGATAGAGGAAACAAGAGACAACCAGAATAACGAGCAAAACAATAGACAAAATGGAGCCCCTCAACTCAACGGCCAAATTGGGACTACCCAGCTAGTCCAACTCATGCAAGCATTTATTGCCGCTGCGACTGCAAATAACCAGACTCAGCACACACCTCGAGGGCCAATGACCAGGAGTCAGGCActgaatgaattttgcaagcgTCTCCCGCCCTACTTTCAAGGAAAACCTAACCCCACAACTGCGGAAGCTTGGCTagaagaaatcaaagaaaattCTTGAAACCCTAGACATTCAAGAAGCCAGCAATCGAATTGTTCTAGCTACCTATTAGATGCAAAGTGAAGCTCAGCATTGGAGGAACCTGATGAAGAACACCCATGATGTAGCAACAATGACTTGGGAAAGGTTCGAGGAAATTTTCCTTGACAAGTACTTTCCAAAACCTGTCAAACAAGCACTGGCCTTGGAATTCATGAACCTCGAACAGGGCACAATGACCGTGACCTAGTACGCAGCACGATTTGAAGAACTGTCTCGCTATGACACAACAATCATACCTACTGATGACGACAAGGCAAGAAAATTTGAGTGGGGACTCAATGAGACACGCCGAGCAGTGATGGCACAGACACTTCCCACCTACTCACAAGTGGTGCAATGCGCACttaagatggagagagaaaacttGGATTTCAAGACAAGGCGTGAACAGAAGAAGGCAATACCTGCAGTTGGAGGACTTATCTGCACCAACCCTAACAACAGGGGTACCCCAACCTCTCAACCCTACCACCAAGACTACCCTCGCCCGCAACCGTCACAATCCAACCCAGCTTGGAGAAACCGCAATCTAGGGTTcaatcgaaaccctaaccctaatccgaACCAGATTCAAGCACCGAACCGAGGCCCAAACCCCAATCTTGGACCAAACCGCAACCTCCTTCCCCAGAGTCAAAACCTAGACCACCGCTGTTATTACTGCCCAGAGGATGGACATATCAGGAGGAATTGTCCTAGGTTGAACGGTGCTGGAAACTATGGAGGACCGCCGCAAAATCAGGTCAGGACTGCAGGatttggaaatcagaatcagaatcaaGCTAGGCCGGTTTGGAATGGTAACCAACCCGGAGGACAGAACCAGCCTCGTGGTGGGTGGAACAACCGCCAACTCGCCTTTTTCAGAACAGAGGATCAAACGGGCCAATCCAACCCAATGCTGGAAGGGTGTTTGCACTGCAAGGAACGGAAGAGGAGATGGACCCTGCAGTAATCCAAGGTACCCTCACTCTTTATACTACATGCGTTCAAGCactatttgattctggagcttCGCACTCATTCATATCTGCCGCGTGTGTATCTACACTTGGATTATAAACTGAACCTCTAAAGACAACTATGCATGTGACCTCACCATTAGGGGGTAAGATTTCGGTAGTACTAATTTGTAAAGGGTGCGAACTAGAAGTGTCTAACTTGCGGTTAACATGCGACTTACGAGTAATCGAAATGATGGACTTTGACGTCATACTCAGGATGGACTGGTTGACTGCGCACCGAGCTGTCATAAACTGCCATCGAAAGATAGTGACAGCCTATTCACTAGATGGAACGAGTTTcaagtttaagggggatagacaagacCCTTCTGCACCCCACGCGCACAAAACGAAGTGGCATAGGAAGCTCGCTGGATGGTTAGCGAGTTTCAAATTGGAGGAAATGGACCGAATGGAGTTGGGCCTCCTTCACGTCGTCTGCGAGTACGAGGACGTATTTCTAGAGGAATTACCAGGATTACCGCCACCAAGGGAATTGGATTTCACCATCGAGCTACAACCCGGCACGACCCCAATCTCGATGTCCCCGTATCGAATGGCTCCAGCAGAACTACGAGAGTTGAAGACACAACTACaggaacttttagaaaagggTTTTATCCGACCTAGTACCTCACCATGGGGAGCTCCACGCTAttcgtcaaaaagaaagaaggaacgctCCAACTTTGTATCGACTACCGCCAACTCAACAAAGTCACCATCAAGAACCGATATCCTCTACCGAGAATAGACGACTTGTTCGACCAGCTGAGAGGGTCAACTTGTTTCTCGAAGATCGATCTGAGATCTGGATATCACCAATTGCGAATTCGAGATTGTGACATACTTAAGACGGCATTCCGCACGCGTTACGGGCACTACGAGTTCATAGTCATGTCGTTCGGTCTAACCAATGCTCCTGCTATTTTCATGTGCCTGATGAACCAAATTTTCACGTCGTACTTGGACAAatttgtggtagtgttcatCGATGACATCTTTGTATACTCTCCAACAGAGAAAGAACACGAAGACCACTTGAGAATTGTCCTCCAAGTACTTCGAGACAACCATTTGTATGCGAAGGCCAGCAAGTGCGAATTCtggatgaaagaagtcaaattcctAGGACACGTGGTGTCAGAGAAAGGAATCTCAGTCGACGAGAGCAAAGTAGAAGCAGTCATGGACTGGAAAAGACCTTCTACGGTATTCAAGATTAGAAGTTTCTTGGGATTAGCCGGCTACTACAGAAGATTTATTCAGGATTTCTTCATCTTGGGAAAACCATTAACGCGACTGACCCAAAAAGGGGTTAAGTTTGAATGGAACGAAGCATGTGAGAGATCCTTCCAAGAACTTAAGAAGAGGTTGACTAGCGCTCCTATATTGATCATACCCGAACAAGACGCAGGGTATACCATGTACTGCGACGCATCCAAAGATGGATTGGGAGCTATactcatgcaaaatggaaaattcgtTGCTTACGGATCCCAACAATTGAGGCCGCATGAAAGGAATTATCCGACTCACGATTTGGAACTGGCAGCAGTGGTATTCGCCCTAAAGTCTTGGCGACATTATCTATACGGAGAGCAGTTCAAGGTATTCACgaaccacaaaagtttgaaatacttgtTTACCCAGGAAGAGCTGAACATGAGGCAAAGGAGATGggtggaatacttggaggatttCAACTTCACGATGTCCTATCATCCTGAAAAGGCAAACGTAGTCGTTGATGCACTAAGTCGCAAAAACCGAGGACAAGTGGCTAGTTTAGCAATAAGAGAATGGAAGATGATGGAGGACCTTAACAGATTCAAACTACAACCAACCGCAGAAGGCGCCAACGCGTGTCTCTTCACCGTAGTCGCAACCTCAACCTTACACCGAGAAATTCTTTTAGCCCAAACATTTGAACAAGAATGTGATTTCATCAGACACCAACTCTCAATTGGAAAAGCAGCAGCCGGGTGGACAATCCACACTGATAAAAGTCTCCGCTTCCAAGGAAGAATTTTTGTACCAGACACCGGTACCCTCCAGGAAGCAGTACTTAAGGAATTCCACCATTCCAATTTCGCCGTCCACCCAGGGAGCACCAAGATGTACCAAGACCTCCGCCGACAATACTGGTGGGCTGGAATCAAGAAGGACATGGCCAAATACGTTTCAACATGCCTCACCTGCCAACAAGTAAAAGCGGAACATCAGAAACCCGATGGAACCCTGCAACCCTTGCCTATACTCGGATGGAAGTGGGAACATATCGCCATGGATTTTGTGATAGGACTACCTGGGTCTCCGCAATCAAACACCGCCATTTGGGAGATAGTTGATCGTTTAACCAAATCCACCCACGTTTTACCCATGAAGATGACAGACTCAATGGACTCTCTCAGCAAACTCTACATCCGAGAAATCGTGCGATTACATGGTGTACCCGTATCCATTGTGAGTGATCGAGATTCACGATTCACGTCGACCTTTTCGGATAGGTtacagaaagcattgggaaccGACCTTCATCTCAACACCGCATTTCACCCACAGACGGACGGACAATCCGAAAgaacaatccaaatcttagaagACATGCTCCGTGCCTGCACTTTGGACTTTAAGGGAAGTTGGGAACGACACCTACCCTTAGTCGAGTTCGCCTATAACAACAGCTATCAATCCAGCATAGACatggcaccatacgaagctTTGTATGGGCAACCTTGTCGATCACCAGTTTGTTAGGCTGAATTGGGAGAAGCAAGCTTACTAGGACTAGAATTAGTTCGAGAGACAACAGAAAAGATCAAAACCATTCGCCAACGGCTCCTGGCTGCGCAGAGTCTACAGAAGAGCTACCTCGACAAAAGGACCAGACCATTGACCTTTCAGGTTGGAGAACATGTGTTCTTAAATATCAGACCACGAAAAGGAGTTATCCGatttggaaagaaaggaaaactatcaCCACGATACATTGGCCCTTTTGAGATCCTCAAGAAAATTGGAGAAGTGGCGTACCGCCTGGCACTACCACCACAACTGGACCGAGTTCACAACGTGTTCCACGTGTCAATACTCCGAAGTACATAACACATCCTTCCCACATCATCAATTGGGAAAACATTGAACTCAACGAGGACGTCACTCTCGAGGAACAGTCAGTGGAGATCCAAGACTATAGTGAGAAGTGCATTCGAGGCAAAACCATTCAACTCGTCCGAATCCTTTGGCGACATCAAGGAATTGAGGAATCAACCTGGGAACGAGCGGATACTATGCGCGCCAACTATCCGAATCTGTTTCCTCCTAAAGGTACactctaatttcgaggacgaaattttgttaagggggataggttgtaacgacCCGTAAATTTTATCATTAATAATATCATTTAAAAAGTATTATTcgtattaataaaattctttctCTTAATAGATATGTACAAATATAATTATCTTATcttatttatcttatttttatttttttttcaagttgcatgcatgcacactccttccgtctctctctctctcctactcagtctctacttcctccctgaTCATATATTCGTCCTTATCTCGTCCATATCAAAGCCCAAGAGATAGAATTTTCATTAAAATCAATCCTATCCTACACTACCAAAAttcacctataaataccccaccccattgacccacgagcATACCACGATATTTTCCATACTCCACCgaccaaaaaagaagagaaaaacaaaagtaaaccaagctccaatcaatggagttttagagagagaaaattagagtgagaaaagtgggtttcataaCTACGTTCAACCAAAACCCAATTCCCCCGTTCCAATCACTTCCTACAACTCCAAGCATCACCAAACACCCCTCAATTCGATCCCAAggtctcccgatcaaagaactcgaagtcttcttccccaaaattcaagattcgttttttttaaatcaatccGATCcaattcaaggtattataatccattccaacctcCTCTCTAcatatattaagtgtttttatgtTTAACCCAATAGCCCAAATGGACCCATGCATCGAAATCGGAgcgaaaaacgaaaaaaatcgAATCTGTCATCGAGTTTGCGGCCGCAAACttcgggccgcaagaaccaAACCTGAGTTTGCGTTTCGCTGCTTAGCCGCAAAGTTGACTCGGTCAGACCTTACGGCAGCTGTTCTTTTGGTTCGAATGTGTTTTGCGACCTCCCGAACAATGTTTTTGACCCCTGGActatttttctagacttttcacatctcaaagatcataccttattaatatcatattttatttatttatctattaattatttatttattcgttatctttcaagattttacaaacgaaaaatcgtTACGACCTTCCGAAGAACATTTTgccacccaaactatttttcctagactcctcgcatctcaaagatgatatcttgttaatttcatattttttttattttaattactatttattattatttttacagtgtttccaattaaaattaccttacgaccaaataaaccttattattaatgcccgagtaattttatttagactccttacCTTCCCAAGATGAAAAGTTATTTACCTCgacctattttatttattaaataatttattatccatttattttactttcgacaacttttgttaatatcttatttaaaataatcccacgaccctccgaacccaacttttgacactcaactggttgcataggacctttaggactcttattaagataatgttaattattctaatatttttacctaattaatgtatttaattagtttttaatcaatctaattacttagaaataattaatgagagcctagaaaaatatttttttaaaaaaatcttttaaaaggttcttacttattatcatcttggtcatacgagattaagggcaacgacccattcataaaaagttgtgtGATTGCATTGTTTactaattgttttgtttattatttgattaattgtatgtGGCACCactacttgatttgaatgctagattggaccctagagacatggggtggtatgtgaaatagaattcacttagacgatgctaggtaatggataaattgagaagtttttcctttttagagattgcctgcaggcggaattttgagatgtgatgagatttgtgatgagattgaaactggcgggagtctAGTGATGATTGTAAAGTATTTGTGAAGTGGTGTATAAGATAAGTAAACCCTAATTGTGATTCAGGCATAATAAGTTTTCcatttgttgtagttattggggtgcacactcggtatataacttaggtgtatctgcgacagcaaagggaagtgatctcatgggaccgagcatggctagcggttggggaggaaatatctcgtggatgagatcttagatttcacattagaataatggatagtaataaattggtgttTGTGAATCTCTGTTCTACTTTTCGCATCTTTATTATCCTATTacttgctagctgtaaagtaagaggggtagttgggttggattatagtACGGGGTGAACTCTATCACTCAGGTACGAATTGCCTGGcatccgtgccagattttgcagaaaatcaagaagagacacagAACCCCGACGGCGAGCAGTTTTATGCAGAGGAGAATCCAGAGAGGGGAGCCGAGCCAGAAGATgtttgggatccgtatcaaacctAGGAGTCGGCTCTGTACTCTGTCTATTTCTTTATCACAAAGACTATTTTTAGTATTTCCACAATAGTTTGTAATAAATGAATCTTTATGTTGAACTATCTGCTTTGGATTTTGAgctttaatttaataaatttttcagcaattaatatttaatgcctTCGATTTTATTTTCGAAAATTGGGCCGTTACagaatcattctgttttgccctacgaattctgaGAAAACCCTTAcagatatccgttggagctgattttttttaggaaccctctagaaaatattttaaaaaagatgagcgattcggatcattttgtggaaCTCCAATgtaggccccacaaaaatgtatgtgcaagattaTTTGTGCAAGTAGCACAGTTGTTCTCCTTTGCTGGTGCCGAGAAGCTAACATAAATGAAcaaagacagagagagagagagagagaagagagagaaaactggTTGTAACCGGTTgggccttttcaaaatcaaaggtTAAAAATCAAGTGAGATGATCAGACGGTCAAAAACATTTGGGGGCATGATGCCTCAAAACCGCTTTGGGGCATGGAAGCCTTCGCCACGCTATTTGGATCCTTCAAGCCCTGCACAAGAGTTAAACAATCTGTCTTGATGTAAATCCCACGCAACTTCTCCTTGATAGCCCATTCCATCAAAATCAGCCCCGCCTTAATCTCCATTACCGTTGCCGACGAAGCCATACATTGCATAACTTGTCCCTTAGCCTCCCTACAACTTCCTTCTTGGACCCAAGCTGCAGCTCCCACACCAGTAGCAGCCAGCCAAGCACCATCCACTACAAAAGAAGACACCACCCCAACCTCTATATCCATACTAGATTCATCAAATAAAAAGCAAGTTTCTGACTTCATCTTTACAAGAGTAGACCTATACAAACTAGAAATGCCTGAAAAACAACGCAGAACGCAGTCAACATTCGGCTTATTAGAATTAAACAAAGCATCATTACGTGCACACCATATAGCCCACATCATGAAAATAGAATCCCGCACCACCTCCTTATTTGT
The sequence above is drawn from the Rhododendron vialii isolate Sample 1 chromosome 6a, ASM3025357v1 genome and encodes:
- the LOC131328555 gene encoding uncharacterized protein LOC131328555, which produces MFSVKSAYLQRFEEAFGGVLRREQAHFKVKDALIMKNIQVGPSCPVCGEALETIEHLFFECDFVRKVWRASYLGFDFSKRNLFQFGDWFSMWLREATNKEVVRDSIFMMWAIWCARNDALFNSNKPNVDCVLRCFSGISSLYRSTLVKMKSETCFLFDESSMDIEVGVVSSFVVDGAWLAATGVGAAAWVQEGSCREAKGQVMQCMASSATVMEIKAGLILMEWAIKEKLRGIYIKTDCLTLVQGLKDPNSVAKASMPQSGFEASCPQMFLTV